A single window of Hymenobacter sp. APR13 DNA harbors:
- a CDS encoding M57 family metalloprotease, producing the protein MKAPLFLTTLATAMLLSGCADKEAAVNPVQDISADALTQIRQLGFSAENVQRDEAGNYIVEGDILLSAADLSNQANVQLLRVGQEEQYRTTNTVSGTRTITISVSNQLPSAYITAIDEVVRRFNAENLRITFARVSSGGNISIVRASGSYLASAGFPTSAGEPFNQVKVNSRAIGTANPTTYIATILAHEIGHCIGFRHTDYMDRSYSCGGAVSNEGASTVGAVLIPGTPAAADPNSWMLACIGSGQDRPFNANDRTALNYIY; encoded by the coding sequence ATGAAGGCACCCCTATTTCTGACCACGCTGGCCACGGCCATGCTGCTGAGCGGCTGCGCCGACAAAGAGGCCGCCGTAAACCCGGTGCAAGACATCAGCGCTGATGCGCTGACGCAAATCCGCCAGCTCGGTTTTAGTGCTGAAAATGTGCAGCGCGATGAAGCCGGCAACTATATCGTAGAAGGTGACATCCTGCTGTCGGCGGCCGACCTGAGCAACCAGGCAAACGTGCAGCTGCTGCGCGTGGGCCAGGAAGAGCAGTACCGCACCACCAACACCGTGAGCGGCACCCGCACCATCACCATCAGCGTGTCCAACCAGCTGCCCAGCGCCTACATCACGGCCATCGACGAGGTGGTGCGCCGCTTCAACGCCGAAAACCTGCGCATCACTTTTGCGCGGGTGAGCTCCGGCGGCAACATCAGCATCGTGCGGGCCAGCGGCAGCTACCTGGCGTCGGCGGGCTTCCCCACCAGCGCCGGCGAGCCATTCAACCAGGTGAAGGTTAATTCGCGGGCCATTGGCACGGCCAACCCCACTACCTACATCGCCACCATCCTGGCTCACGAAATCGGCCACTGCATCGGCTTCCGCCACACCGACTACATGGACCGGAGCTACAGCTGCGGCGGTGCCGTTTCCAACGAAGGCGCCAGCACCGTAGGCGCGGTGCTGATTCCCGGCACGCCCGCCGCGGCTGACCCCAACTCGTGGATGCTGGCCTGCATCGGCAGCGGCCAGGACCGCCCGTTCAACGCCAACGACCGCACGGCCCTCAACTACATTTACTAA
- a CDS encoding murein L,D-transpeptidase family protein — protein MRLLILLAAALLLTLCAPASTGLMPNPAFRQRQLHFERVRAAYVLHQTSLHQLLRRNGIRPERLELFVRAFKMGRRVEVWGREQDAGQFVLLRTYRLAGTSGTLGPKRRAGDRQIPEGFYHIDRFNPDSEYHLSLGLDYPNAADRRHAGPDPGGDIFLHGSDVTIGCLPITDACIRELYVLAVEARAAGQPAIAVHIFPFDMTAENLARRVSSPHLAFWQSLAAGYQQFEDTHQLPQVGVDAQGTYAVHQHGNPFESLLTPL, from the coding sequence ATGCGCTTACTTATCCTGCTGGCTGCGGCTTTGCTGCTGACGCTTTGTGCGCCGGCTTCCACGGGCCTTATGCCCAATCCTGCCTTCCGCCAGCGCCAGCTCCACTTCGAGCGGGTGCGGGCCGCCTATGTGCTCCACCAGACCAGCCTGCACCAGCTGCTGCGCCGCAACGGCATCCGGCCCGAGCGGCTGGAGCTGTTTGTGCGGGCCTTCAAGATGGGGCGCCGGGTGGAAGTGTGGGGCCGCGAGCAGGACGCCGGCCAGTTTGTGCTGCTGCGCACCTACCGGCTGGCCGGCACCTCGGGCACGCTGGGCCCCAAGCGCCGCGCCGGCGACCGGCAGATTCCGGAAGGCTTCTACCACATCGACCGGTTCAACCCCGACAGCGAGTACCACCTCTCGCTGGGCCTCGACTACCCCAACGCCGCCGACCGCCGCCACGCCGGACCCGACCCCGGCGGCGACATTTTCCTGCACGGCTCCGACGTCACCATCGGCTGCCTGCCCATCACCGATGCCTGCATCCGGGAGCTATACGTGCTGGCGGTGGAGGCTCGCGCCGCCGGCCAGCCGGCTATTGCCGTGCACATCTTCCCGTTTGACATGACCGCCGAAAACCTGGCGCGCCGCGTGAGCAGCCCGCACCTGGCCTTCTGGCAAAGCCTGGCCGCCGGCTACCAGCAGTTCGAGGACACGCACCAGCTGCCCCAAGTGGGCGTAGACGCGCAGGGCACCTACGCGGTGCACCAGCACGGTAACCCATTCGAAAGCCTGCTTACCCCACTTTAA
- a CDS encoding alpha/beta hydrolase, protein MASTPASGSYTPDPLGPDFEQRRLPQPPDYEGPVQAVLVRATAAPATGRAVLYVHGFNDYFFQTEMAAQYTAHGYRFYALDLRKYGRAILPHQHPNNVRSLTEYFADLDTALAVVRAEGGQQVVLSGHSTGGLIVALYAAARPAAAVALVLNSPFLELHQARIKRLGVPLLAALGRLWPNLRVPAGLSDSYGQSLHRAYRGHWDYNLAWKPNHVFGVNAGWLRAIRQGHAQVRAGLGIAAPVLVLHASRTAVGRQWSDDFQRADIVLNVAHIRHLAPRLGPNVTVQEIPDGIHDLFLSGPAARARAYQTVFSWLAQVLPALAVRQ, encoded by the coding sequence ATGGCTTCTACTCCTGCTTCCGGCTCTTACACTCCCGACCCGCTGGGCCCCGATTTCGAGCAGCGCCGCCTGCCGCAGCCGCCCGACTACGAAGGGCCGGTGCAGGCCGTGCTGGTGCGCGCCACCGCCGCGCCCGCCACGGGCCGGGCGGTGCTCTACGTGCACGGCTTCAACGACTACTTCTTCCAGACCGAAATGGCCGCGCAGTATACCGCGCACGGCTACCGGTTCTACGCCCTCGATTTGCGCAAGTACGGCCGCGCCATCCTGCCGCATCAGCACCCCAACAACGTGCGCAGCCTAACCGAATACTTCGCCGACCTCGACACCGCGCTGGCCGTAGTACGCGCCGAAGGCGGTCAGCAGGTGGTGCTCAGTGGCCACTCTACGGGCGGGCTGATTGTGGCGCTCTACGCCGCCGCCCGTCCGGCCGCCGCAGTGGCGCTGGTGCTGAACAGCCCGTTTCTGGAGCTGCACCAAGCCCGTATCAAGCGGCTGGGCGTGCCGCTGCTGGCGGCGCTGGGGCGCCTGTGGCCCAATCTGCGGGTGCCGGCCGGCCTTTCCGACTCCTACGGCCAAAGTCTGCACCGCGCCTACCGCGGCCACTGGGACTACAACCTGGCCTGGAAGCCCAACCACGTATTTGGGGTGAATGCGGGCTGGCTGCGCGCCATCCGGCAGGGGCACGCGCAGGTACGGGCCGGGCTGGGCATCGCGGCGCCCGTGCTGGTGCTGCACGCCAGCCGCACCGCCGTCGGCCGGCAGTGGTCCGACGACTTCCAGCGCGCCGACATCGTGCTCAACGTAGCCCATATCCGCCACCTAGCGCCCCGGCTGGGCCCCAACGTCACGGTGCAGGAAATCCCCGACGGCATCCACGACCTGTTCTTGTCGGGCCCGGCGGCGCGGGCGCGGGCCTACCAAACCGTGTTTTCGTGGCTGGCGCAGGTGCTGCCGGCGCTGGCTGTGCGGCAGTAA
- a CDS encoding DUF4174 domain-containing protein: MRSAFAYIGLLAAFLMNPVPTPAQTAPKPTSVAALLKASRWQQRVLLLYAPTATDPALLRQQELLRAAGPELEARQLLVRELVGSMLSAADARYLAQQLGVAPGGFAVVLIGKDGGVKKRATQPLPPASLFATIDAMPMRRQEMRQQP, encoded by the coding sequence ATGCGTTCTGCTTTTGCCTATATCGGCCTGCTGGCTGCTTTCCTGATGAATCCAGTACCTACTCCGGCCCAGACGGCTCCGAAACCAACATCCGTGGCGGCGCTGCTGAAAGCCAGCCGCTGGCAGCAGCGCGTACTGCTGCTTTACGCGCCCACCGCCACCGACCCCGCGTTGCTGCGGCAGCAGGAGCTGCTGCGCGCCGCAGGGCCCGAGCTGGAAGCCCGCCAGCTGCTGGTGCGGGAGCTGGTGGGCAGCATGCTGTCGGCTGCCGATGCGCGCTACCTTGCGCAGCAGCTGGGCGTAGCGCCGGGCGGCTTTGCCGTGGTGCTGATTGGCAAGGATGGCGGAGTGAAGAAGCGCGCCACGCAGCCCCTGCCACCTGCCAGCCTGTTTGCCACCATCGACGCCATGCCCATGCGCCGGCAGGAAATGCGCCAGCAGCCGTAG
- a CDS encoding DUF2461 domain-containing protein: MNTTKLFAFLTELARHNERDWFQTHKPTYEQLRREFEAAVTGWLRELTVSDPRLAGLEPKKTLFRIYRDVRFSKNKDPFKTHFSAYFSEGGKAGTGPGYYVQLGPQGQTLLAGGIYVPEKDQLTRIRQEIDYNGSALHQLLEAPEFRRYFPGLGGEKLKKAPAGYPADHPDLELLKHKSFVVTHHIPAATVHQLDLDTYVPAVFRALQPFCEFLREAVE; encoded by the coding sequence ATGAACACCACGAAGCTGTTTGCCTTCCTCACGGAGCTGGCTCGCCACAACGAGCGGGACTGGTTTCAAACCCACAAACCCACCTACGAGCAGCTGCGGCGCGAATTTGAAGCGGCCGTGACCGGCTGGCTGCGCGAGCTGACGGTTTCCGACCCGCGCTTGGCCGGCCTGGAGCCCAAGAAGACCCTGTTCCGCATCTACCGCGACGTGCGCTTCTCCAAAAACAAAGACCCGTTTAAAACCCACTTCAGCGCCTATTTCTCGGAGGGTGGTAAGGCCGGCACCGGGCCGGGCTATTACGTGCAGCTGGGGCCCCAGGGCCAGACGCTGCTGGCGGGCGGCATCTACGTGCCCGAAAAAGACCAGCTCACCCGCATCCGGCAGGAAATCGACTACAACGGGTCGGCGCTGCACCAGCTGCTGGAGGCGCCGGAGTTTCGGCGCTACTTCCCCGGCCTGGGCGGCGAGAAGCTGAAAAAGGCCCCGGCCGGCTACCCCGCCGACCACCCCGACCTGGAGCTGCTCAAGCACAAAAGCTTCGTCGTGACCCACCACATTCCCGCTGCCACCGTGCATCAGCTCGACCTGGATACCTACGTGCCCGCCGTTTTCCGGGCCCTGCAGCCGTTCTGCGAGTTTCTGCGCGAAGCCGTGGAGTAG
- a CDS encoding NAD(P)/FAD-dependent oxidoreductase, producing the protein MLSSFTHDVVIVGAGPAGAACALALRHSGLRVALLDKAHFPRDKVCGDAIPGPTLRHLSRLDVAYGPELHALLAPHRTDARYSRLLAPGGRSLRIRWHNPAFNCARLPFDDALLTLVRRHTATEILENCAIRRVVPDETGVTIQLAEAGREPLRAALVIGCDGANSVVARQVGAAAQLDRAHHCAAVRAYYQGVADAPADTSDFYFLREFGAGYCWVFPVGGGRYNVGLGVLSEEVAARRLDLKAELRQLLATHPHLAPRFAGAELLTPITGFGLPLGGSGRPVHGSRWLLCGDAAALIDPLQGHGIDKAVHSGILAAGQVLRSFQTGRFDQQFLSEYARQVEQHIGRELTRRYRLMQLLAGKAWLVDLAVRAAAWPWLQRRLVRLVG; encoded by the coding sequence GTGCTCAGCTCGTTTACGCATGATGTGGTGATTGTGGGCGCCGGTCCGGCCGGGGCGGCGTGCGCGCTGGCGCTGCGCCACAGCGGCCTGCGCGTGGCCCTGCTCGACAAGGCCCATTTCCCGCGCGACAAAGTCTGCGGCGACGCCATTCCGGGCCCCACGCTGCGCCACCTCAGCCGCCTCGATGTCGCCTACGGCCCCGAGCTGCACGCCCTGCTGGCCCCGCACCGCACCGATGCCCGCTACAGCCGCCTGCTGGCGCCCGGCGGCCGCAGCCTGCGTATCCGCTGGCACAACCCCGCCTTCAACTGCGCCCGCCTGCCTTTTGATGATGCCCTGCTGACCTTGGTGCGCCGCCACACCGCCACTGAAATCCTGGAAAACTGCGCCATTCGGCGTGTTGTGCCCGATGAAACTGGCGTAACGATTCAACTAGCCGAGGCCGGCCGGGAGCCGCTGCGGGCGGCGCTGGTTATCGGCTGCGACGGGGCCAACTCCGTGGTGGCCCGCCAGGTGGGGGCCGCCGCGCAGCTCGACCGCGCCCACCACTGCGCTGCCGTGCGCGCCTACTACCAGGGCGTGGCCGACGCGCCCGCCGATACGTCGGATTTCTACTTCCTGCGCGAGTTTGGGGCAGGCTACTGCTGGGTGTTTCCGGTGGGCGGCGGGCGCTACAACGTGGGCCTGGGCGTGCTGTCGGAGGAAGTGGCGGCGCGCCGGCTTGATCTAAAGGCCGAGCTGCGGCAGCTGCTGGCCACCCATCCGCACCTGGCCCCGCGCTTTGCCGGCGCCGAGCTGCTGACGCCCATCACCGGCTTCGGGCTGCCGCTGGGCGGCTCCGGGCGGCCCGTGCACGGCTCCCGCTGGCTGCTCTGCGGCGACGCGGCCGCCCTCATCGACCCGCTGCAGGGCCACGGCATCGACAAGGCCGTGCACAGCGGCATCCTGGCCGCCGGGCAGGTGCTGCGCAGCTTCCAAACCGGCCGCTTCGACCAACAGTTTCTGAGCGAGTACGCCCGGCAGGTGGAGCAGCACATCGGGCGGGAGCTGACGCGCCGCTACCGTCTCATGCAGCTGCTGGCCGGCAAGGCCTGGCTGGTAGACCTAGCGGTGCGCGCCGCCGCCTGGCCCTGGCTGCAGCGCCGCCTCGTGCGGCTGGTAGGCTAG
- a CDS encoding DUF2490 domain-containing protein, whose protein sequence is MLASSLLPVAAQVQPAPTGTIQDRNHNAWLAWFSDARLTKRWGLHTEFQLRRTHGLRDPQQYFYRLGLNYHATKRLTLTPGYVYLLSLPYGDFPDTGRTHERRFYLRADLQDEIGRLQLTHRYIQDVRWLRNPGESAYAPRNYRSRYRLQLQFPLTRPTIEPQTLYALASDEVFLAYGPGVAQVFNQNRLYAGLGYQLTEALSVEASYLNQIVQHDDGVVFEHNRALQLSVNFNPDFRKQKDE, encoded by the coding sequence TTGCTGGCCAGCAGCCTGCTACCCGTTGCCGCTCAGGTGCAGCCGGCCCCTACCGGCACCATCCAGGACCGTAACCACAACGCCTGGCTGGCTTGGTTCAGTGATGCGCGCCTGACCAAGCGCTGGGGCTTGCACACCGAGTTTCAGCTGCGCCGCACTCACGGCCTGCGCGACCCGCAGCAGTATTTCTACCGGCTGGGCCTGAACTACCACGCCACCAAGCGCCTTACGCTCACGCCCGGCTACGTGTACCTGCTCTCGCTGCCCTACGGTGACTTCCCCGATACTGGCCGCACCCACGAGCGGCGCTTCTACCTGCGCGCCGATTTGCAGGACGAAATCGGGCGGCTGCAGCTCACGCACCGCTACATTCAGGATGTGCGCTGGCTGCGCAACCCCGGCGAATCCGCGTACGCCCCGCGCAACTACCGCTCGCGCTACCGCCTGCAGCTGCAGTTTCCGCTCACCCGCCCCACCATCGAGCCCCAGACGCTCTACGCCCTAGCCTCCGACGAGGTGTTTCTGGCCTATGGGCCCGGCGTGGCGCAGGTGTTCAACCAGAACCGCCTCTACGCGGGCCTGGGCTACCAGCTCACGGAGGCGCTGAGTGTGGAAGCCAGCTACCTCAACCAGATTGTGCAGCACGACGACGGCGTGGTGTTCGAGCACAACCGCGCCCTGCAGCTCAGTGTCAACTTCAACCCCGATTTCCGAAAGCAGAAAGACGAGTAA
- a CDS encoding CPBP family intramembrane glutamic endopeptidase — protein MKKLVVAIVTLLTFLVAVYAPRFVNPWLGLVPGQLAPGLYVLYMALWWLGLPLLALSGLYGWRRAVPELGWQASMGEGLAMGLGCTLPMLLGYLAVFQLTSITGPVLAGSLLRGAVWAGLGEETLFRGFLFGQLTRRVRFPWLLTILIESGIFATGHLYQSHDLASAVGVLAVTFGGGVWFGWLYKSWNNLWVPICLHIFMNAWWMLFDVSDSAVGNLWANVFRVLTIALSVAATLWYRRRPQQPAPAAALVAA, from the coding sequence ATGAAAAAGCTTGTCGTAGCCATCGTCACGCTGCTTACGTTCCTGGTCGCCGTGTATGCGCCTCGTTTTGTCAATCCGTGGCTGGGGCTGGTGCCCGGCCAGCTGGCGCCCGGTCTGTACGTGCTGTACATGGCGTTGTGGTGGCTGGGGCTGCCACTGCTGGCGCTCAGCGGCCTGTATGGCTGGCGCCGAGCCGTGCCCGAGCTGGGCTGGCAGGCTTCAATGGGGGAGGGTCTGGCTATGGGCCTGGGCTGCACGCTGCCAATGCTGCTGGGCTATCTGGCCGTTTTTCAGCTCACCAGCATCACCGGGCCGGTGCTGGCCGGCAGCCTGCTGCGGGGCGCCGTTTGGGCCGGACTGGGCGAGGAAACGCTGTTCCGGGGCTTTCTGTTCGGGCAGCTGACGCGGCGCGTTCGGTTTCCGTGGCTGCTAACCATCCTCATCGAGTCGGGCATCTTCGCCACGGGCCACCTCTACCAAAGCCACGACCTAGCTTCGGCGGTAGGCGTGCTGGCCGTCACGTTTGGGGGCGGCGTGTGGTTTGGCTGGCTCTACAAAAGCTGGAACAATCTGTGGGTGCCCATCTGCCTGCACATCTTTATGAATGCCTGGTGGATGCTGTTCGACGTCTCGGACTCAGCGGTAGGCAACCTGTGGGCGAACGTATTTCGGGTGCTGACCATTGCCCTGTCGGTGGCGGCTACACTCTGGTACCGGCGGCGGCCCCAGCAGCCCGCGCCGGCCGCCGCGCTGGTGGCGGCCTAG
- a CDS encoding J domain-containing protein, which yields MQNYYRILGVSSTAPAAELERAYRALHARLSKRAARDPALNERLTEAYGGLQILLDPRRRWAYDQLLAQQPAPPLSGSRALMHRYAPVARWLNLALLAFCALLALDVALPLRELPGELVLRRKLVSVSVSAANPQVAYDIRTPLTKFRLSSSIAPRAREGQFLTVWRTPLLGVVRRVSSPSSAEGGAPFEPYGTGVYGGALAALPVALLLTAALGAWPGRTAEVRVNTAVVGSLLWLLTVVVMWLF from the coding sequence ATGCAGAATTACTATCGAATCCTGGGCGTGTCCTCGACGGCACCGGCGGCCGAGCTGGAGCGTGCCTACCGCGCCCTGCACGCCCGCCTGAGCAAGCGCGCTGCCCGCGACCCGGCCCTCAATGAACGGCTCACCGAAGCCTACGGTGGCCTGCAGATTCTGCTGGATCCGCGCCGCCGCTGGGCCTACGACCAACTGCTGGCCCAGCAGCCCGCGCCGCCGCTATCCGGCTCCCGCGCCCTGATGCACCGTTACGCCCCGGTGGCCCGCTGGCTGAACCTGGCGCTGCTGGCGTTCTGCGCCCTGCTGGCTCTGGATGTGGCGCTGCCCCTGCGCGAGCTGCCCGGCGAGCTGGTGCTGCGCCGCAAGCTGGTATCGGTGAGTGTATCAGCCGCCAATCCGCAGGTAGCCTACGATATCCGCACGCCGCTCACCAAATTCCGGCTGTCCAGCAGCATTGCGCCCCGCGCCCGCGAAGGCCAGTTCCTGACCGTGTGGCGCACGCCGCTGCTGGGCGTAGTGCGGCGCGTCAGCTCGCCGTCGTCGGCCGAGGGGGGGGCGCCGTTTGAGCCATATGGCACCGGCGTGTACGGCGGGGCGCTGGCGGCGCTGCCGGTGGCGCTGCTGCTTACGGCGGCGCTGGGCGCCTGGCCGGGTCGTACGGCCGAAGTGCGTGTAAATACGGCCGTGGTCGGCAGCCTGCTCTGGCTGCTCACGGTGGTGGTGATGTGGCTGTTCTGA
- a CDS encoding ankyrin repeat domain-containing protein, whose amino-acid sequence MSDFTSSSSDTLFFDAARRGDVATLQSLLAQGMDVNARDGRGFTALILAAYDDHADATRLLLQAGANPSLPDASGNTALMGVAFKGYPEIARLLLQHGADLNARNGNDGTALMFATMFGRNDMVTMLLEAGADATLRDVRGLSARDLALQQGNHQALELLPE is encoded by the coding sequence ATGTCCGATTTCACTTCATCCAGCTCTGACACCCTGTTTTTTGACGCCGCCCGCCGCGGCGACGTAGCCACCCTGCAAAGCCTGCTGGCTCAGGGAATGGACGTAAACGCCCGCGACGGCCGGGGCTTCACGGCCCTGATTCTGGCTGCCTACGATGACCACGCCGACGCCACCCGCCTGCTGCTGCAGGCCGGCGCCAACCCCAGCCTGCCCGATGCCAGCGGCAACACCGCCCTGATGGGCGTGGCCTTCAAAGGCTACCCCGAAATTGCCCGCCTGCTGCTGCAGCACGGCGCCGACCTCAACGCCCGCAACGGCAATGATGGCACGGCTCTGATGTTTGCCACCATGTTCGGCCGCAACGACATGGTGACCATGCTGCTGGAAGCCGGCGCCGACGCCACCCTGCGCGACGTGCGCGGCCTTTCCGCCCGCGACCTGGCCTTGCAGCAGGGCAACCACCAGGCCCTGGAGCTGCTGCCCGAGTAA
- a CDS encoding metal-dependent hydrolase has translation MPTTTQLQFLGHASFRLTTPEGLVVLIDPWLSDNPFVPEALRHPERADLVLITHGHDDHMDSQLLALLARTGAVLVAPAPVRFYLHQQGLPREQAEPMNVGGSIAVAGLQLTMTRAQHTAHIDLPDGTTTAPHESVGYVLALSDGTVLYAAGDTGLFGDMRLLADLYQPTVALLPIGGRYTMGPLEAAHAARLLRVPHVVPFHYGTYPSLTGTPAQLRAHLTPADGVTVHALQAGESLTLGN, from the coding sequence ATGCCCACTACCACGCAGCTCCAGTTTCTCGGCCACGCCAGCTTCCGCCTCACCACGCCCGAGGGGCTAGTAGTGCTCATCGACCCATGGCTGAGCGACAACCCCTTTGTGCCGGAAGCCCTGCGCCACCCCGAGCGCGCCGACCTGGTGCTCATCACCCACGGCCACGACGACCACATGGACTCGCAGCTACTGGCGCTGCTGGCCCGCACCGGGGCCGTGCTGGTGGCTCCGGCCCCGGTGCGCTTCTATCTGCACCAGCAAGGGCTGCCGCGCGAACAGGCCGAGCCCATGAACGTGGGCGGCAGCATAGCCGTGGCCGGCCTGCAGCTCACCATGACCCGCGCCCAGCACACTGCCCACATCGACCTGCCCGACGGCACTACCACCGCCCCCCACGAAAGCGTGGGCTACGTGCTGGCCCTCTCCGACGGCACCGTGCTCTACGCCGCCGGCGACACCGGCCTCTTCGGCGACATGCGCCTGCTGGCCGACCTCTATCAGCCAACAGTGGCGCTGCTGCCCATTGGGGGCCGCTACACCATGGGGCCGCTGGAAGCCGCCCACGCCGCCCGGCTGCTGCGTGTGCCGCACGTGGTGCCGTTTCACTACGGCACCTACCCCAGCCTCACCGGCACGCCCGCCCAGCTCCGCGCCCACCTCACGCCGGCCGATGGCGTAACGGTACACGCCCTGCAGGCTGGCGAATCCTTAACATTAGGCAACTAA
- a CDS encoding outer membrane beta-barrel protein: MLPVFTLLAALSAPAPIAASRDSLAQPAPRRWTWYAGPTVGLAKPTMQWENNFPYAGYYETGQVAEPLYLLGEDMDAKLRPMGGLQLGLESPGRRWALHAEGTARRFGGYRQQFNTGHPDFPTKTYSMQATALTATLGVRYQLPVGQQWRLFAGAGWSVTKWANVQSEARYDGVASRELDGIALPVSGSFMQGLNPAAVSRQASSSYRSRAGGVYAEAGAHYRRWTLAVGYRRNHSHSLNDVSSAAHRQESRLTGQLMGFGTADGYYATPRTRYVAVSWRLFDGHSFPHL, translated from the coding sequence ATGCTACCCGTTTTTACGCTTTTGGCGGCGCTGTCGGCGCCGGCCCCGATTGCCGCCTCTCGCGATTCGCTGGCCCAGCCTGCACCGCGCCGTTGGACCTGGTATGCCGGCCCCACGGTGGGTTTGGCTAAGCCAACTATGCAGTGGGAGAACAACTTTCCGTACGCCGGCTACTACGAAACCGGCCAGGTAGCGGAGCCGCTGTATCTGCTGGGCGAAGACATGGACGCGAAGTTGCGGCCGATGGGCGGGCTGCAGCTGGGGCTGGAGTCGCCGGGGCGGCGCTGGGCGCTGCACGCCGAGGGCACGGCGCGGCGGTTTGGCGGCTACCGCCAGCAGTTCAACACCGGCCACCCCGATTTTCCTACCAAAACCTACAGCATGCAAGCCACCGCCCTGACGGCCACGCTGGGCGTGCGCTACCAACTGCCCGTGGGCCAGCAATGGCGCCTGTTTGCCGGCGCGGGCTGGAGCGTCACGAAGTGGGCCAATGTGCAGTCGGAAGCGCGCTACGACGGCGTGGCAAGCCGGGAGCTGGACGGCATTGCGCTGCCCGTCAGCGGCAGTTTCATGCAGGGCCTCAACCCGGCGGCCGTGTCGCGGCAGGCGTCCAGCTCTTACCGCAGCCGGGCGGGCGGCGTATATGCCGAAGCCGGGGCCCACTACCGCCGCTGGACGCTGGCCGTGGGCTACCGCCGCAACCACAGCCACTCCCTCAATGACGTAAGCTCCGCCGCCCATCGCCAGGAAAGCCGCCTGACTGGTCAGTTGATGGGCTTTGGCACTGCCGATGGCTACTACGCCACTCCGCGCACCCGCTACGTGGCCGTAAGCTGGCGCCTATTTGATGGGCATTCGTTTCCGCACTTGTAG
- a CDS encoding winged helix-turn-helix transcriptional regulator: protein MRHTYHDIECCAAKVALDQISGKWKPIIIFHLSAGPRRFSELWREIPRVSKKVMLEQLRQLEAATLVERTVHNGFPPEVTYHLSGKGQQLAPILQQLEQWALTHIEGVVQIS, encoded by the coding sequence ATGCGCCACACCTACCACGACATCGAATGCTGCGCCGCCAAAGTGGCCCTCGACCAGATTTCGGGCAAATGGAAGCCGATTATCATCTTCCATCTGTCGGCGGGGCCGCGGCGGTTCAGCGAGCTGTGGCGCGAGATTCCGCGCGTATCGAAGAAGGTGATGCTGGAGCAGCTGCGCCAGCTGGAAGCGGCCACGCTGGTTGAGCGCACCGTGCACAACGGCTTTCCGCCCGAAGTCACCTACCATCTTTCCGGCAAAGGCCAGCAGCTGGCCCCCATTCTGCAGCAGCTGGAGCAATGGGCCCTCACCCACATCGAAGGCGTAGTGCAGATTTCCTGA
- a CDS encoding MBL fold metallo-hydrolase has protein sequence MQVQLIRHATLLLKVAGKTILVDPMLAPRFQYDPVAMSAGTNQRIPLVDLPFASTELPQLLASLDAVLLTHTHRDHWDTTTQELLDKHLPILVQPADTETLRAQGFTNVLPVENQLDWEGIRLYRTGGQHGTGEIGQKMGTVSGFVVEADQVRLYIAGDTIWCPEVSSALDQYQPTAIVLNAGAAQFQVGDPITMTAAEVVQVAHYAPQATVHAVHTETVNHCTEDRATTRAQIAQHDLTARVHVPADGEWLTL, from the coding sequence ATGCAAGTTCAACTAATTCGTCATGCCACGCTGCTGCTGAAAGTGGCCGGCAAAACCATCCTGGTAGACCCCATGCTGGCGCCCCGCTTCCAGTACGACCCCGTGGCCATGTCTGCCGGCACCAACCAGCGCATTCCGCTCGTCGACCTGCCCTTCGCCTCCACCGAGCTGCCGCAGCTGCTGGCCTCGCTCGATGCCGTGCTGCTCACCCACACGCACCGCGACCATTGGGACACCACCACCCAGGAGCTGCTCGACAAACACCTGCCCATCCTGGTGCAGCCCGCCGACACGGAAACCCTGCGCGCCCAGGGCTTCACGAACGTGCTGCCGGTGGAAAACCAGCTCGACTGGGAAGGCATCCGGCTGTACCGCACCGGCGGCCAGCATGGCACCGGCGAAATCGGGCAGAAGATGGGCACCGTTTCGGGTTTTGTGGTGGAAGCCGACCAGGTGCGCCTCTACATTGCCGGCGACACCATCTGGTGCCCGGAGGTAAGCTCCGCCCTCGACCAGTACCAGCCCACGGCCATCGTGCTGAATGCCGGGGCGGCCCAGTTCCAGGTCGGGGACCCTATCACCATGACGGCCGCTGAAGTAGTGCAGGTGGCCCATTACGCGCCGCAAGCCACGGTGCACGCCGTGCACACCGAAACCGTCAACCACTGCACCGAAGACCGGGCCACTACCCGGGCGCAAATAGCGCAACACGACCTCACCGCCCGGGTACACGTGCCGGCTGACGGCGAATGGCTAACGCTGTAG